In the Nicotiana tabacum cultivar K326 chromosome 16, ASM71507v2, whole genome shotgun sequence genome, one interval contains:
- the LOC142170330 gene encoding uncharacterized protein LOC142170330, whose protein sequence is MGIGGDFNVIRFEDEKLGRARNTKAIREFNKTIQDLSLLDLPLHGDEFTWYRSIDNQCASRLDRFLISERWDEPFKFIKQRTLPRVTSDHCPIILECGEWNKGKSYFKFENMWCEHKDFVTMHLLDAFKWNKEVYGNLEERKARATSRLERMDEERAHSQNNEDGSERVSVIKELEEIAIAEEIKSESWRPLWVEEGIEKLTDKEKERIHRPFLMEEVETVIRLFKGDKAPGPDGFNMSFFQKCWSIVKGDV, encoded by the exons ATGGGTATTGGAGGTGATTTTAATGTTATCAGATTTGAAGACGAAAAATTGGGTAGAGCTAGAAATACAAAAGCCATTAGAGAGTTCAATAAAACAATCCAGGATCTATCTTTATTGGATTTACCACTTCATGGGGATGAGTTCACATGGTATAGGAGTATTGATAATCAATGTGCTTCGAGACTTGACAGATTTCTAATTTCGGAAAGATGGGATGAACCGTTTAAGTTTATAAAGCAAAGAACTTTACCCAGGGTGACATCTGACCATTGCCCCATTATTTTGGAATGTGGCGAATGGAATAAGGGCAAGAGCTATTTCAAGTTTGAAAATATGTGGTGCGAGCATAAAGATTTTGTAActatgcatcttcttgatgctttT AAGTGGAATAAAGAAGTATATGGGAATCTGGAAGAAAGGAAAGCAAGGGCTACGTCCAGATTGGAGAGAATGGATGAAGAAAGAGCACACAGTCAAAATAACGAGGATGGTTCTGAAAGGGTATCTGTCATAAAAGAGCTGGAGGAGATTGCTATTGCTGAAGAGATAA AATCTGAGAGCTGGAGACCACTGTGGGTGGAAGAAGGGATCGAAAAATTAACAGATAAGGAAAAGGAAAGGATACACAGACCTTTTTTAATGGAGGAGGTGGAAACTGTTATTAGGTTATTCAAGGGTGACAAGGCACCTGGGCCGGATGGTTTTAACATGTCTTTTTTCCAAAAGTGTTGGAGCATAGTCAAGGGTGATGTGTAG